Proteins encoded within one genomic window of Tabrizicola piscis:
- the lpxD gene encoding UDP-3-O-(3-hydroxymyristoyl)glucosamine N-acyltransferase, producing MPHTIRDIALALGAEAAGDLDLTVARAAEPQAAGPGDLALAMDPRYADGIAKGQAQAAMLWPGADWQAMGLKAAIFAPRGRLAMAGLTRLMDPGPDIDAGVHGMAIVHPSAVIGSGAAIGPFVTIGAGVVIGPNARIASHTSIAEGARIGADCLILHGARIGARVTIGDRFICQPGAVIGADGFSFVTPEKSGVEEIRETLGSRADIKDQSWTRIHSLGAVTIGDDVEIGANVCVDRGTIRDTEIGPGTKLDNLVHIGHNVQIGRDCLLCGQVGIAGSARIGDRVVLGGQCGVNDNIFVGNDVICGGATKIFTNAPAGRVLLGYPAVKMETHVEIQKALRRLPRLATRVAALEKGVPFAPEAE from the coding sequence GGCCCTGGGGGCCGAGGCGGCGGGTGATCTTGACCTGACCGTGGCCCGCGCGGCCGAACCGCAGGCGGCGGGGCCCGGCGATCTGGCCCTGGCGATGGACCCGCGCTATGCGGACGGGATTGCCAAGGGGCAGGCGCAAGCCGCGATGCTGTGGCCCGGGGCGGATTGGCAGGCGATGGGCCTGAAGGCCGCTATCTTTGCCCCGCGCGGGCGGCTGGCCATGGCGGGGCTGACGCGGCTGATGGACCCGGGGCCGGATATTGACGCCGGCGTGCATGGGATGGCGATTGTGCATCCCTCAGCCGTTATCGGGAGCGGGGCGGCGATTGGCCCGTTCGTCACCATCGGTGCGGGTGTAGTGATCGGACCTAATGCGCGGATCGCGTCGCACACCTCAATCGCCGAGGGTGCGCGGATCGGGGCGGATTGCCTGATCCTGCACGGCGCGCGGATCGGGGCGCGGGTGACCATCGGTGACCGGTTCATCTGCCAGCCCGGGGCGGTGATCGGCGCGGACGGATTCAGCTTTGTGACACCCGAAAAATCGGGGGTGGAGGAGATCCGCGAAACCTTGGGCAGCCGCGCCGACATCAAGGACCAAAGCTGGACGCGGATACATTCGCTTGGTGCCGTAACCATCGGGGATGACGTGGAAATCGGTGCGAATGTCTGTGTGGACCGGGGCACGATCCGCGATACCGAAATCGGGCCCGGCACCAAGCTGGATAACCTTGTCCACATCGGCCACAACGTGCAGATCGGCCGTGACTGTCTGCTCTGCGGGCAGGTTGGCATTGCCGGATCGGCCCGGATCGGCGACCGGGTGGTTTTGGGCGGGCAATGCGGGGTCAATGACAACATCTTTGTCGGCAATGACGTGATCTGCGGCGGGGCGACCAAGATTTTCACCAACGCGCCTGCAGGGCGGGTGCTGCTGGGATATCCCGCGGTGAAGATGGAGACCCATGTGGAAATCCAGAAGGCGCTGCGCCGCCTGCCGCGCCTTGCCACCCGGGTGGCCGCGTTGGAGAAGGGCGTTCCCTTCGCCCCGGAAGCCGAGTAG